A genomic region of Trifolium pratense cultivar HEN17-A07 linkage group LG3, ARS_RC_1.1, whole genome shotgun sequence contains the following coding sequences:
- the LOC123912782 gene encoding uncharacterized protein LOC123912782, whose translation MPSTRSRGERLVQLVSEPERLLRRRNLENQLEIPLPDLVMAEAQQERPLRSYAIPSQEEPHNSIAAPAIEANNFELKPSLLSAVQQNQFSGNPTDDPNLHLSIFLQYADTVKANGVSPEAIRLRLFPFSLRDKARAWLQSLPSNSVATWDELKKVFLARYFPPSKTAMLRAQINGFRQRDNESLFKAWERYKEMIRICLHLGLENWLIIHTFYNGLLYNTRMTIDAAAGGALMDKPYNQAYQLIESMAQNHYQWGNERTTVEKPQTKGGMYEISNMNHINAKLDALTQKIESLTNAPKATVAATIQNYELCGAQSHTIAECRLLTEAPTDQVNYTQGNSYNQNQRNHLYLSYNSNNALYAPGQSHTPSPPGFQKPAQNAPMKSNLELMMENFIAVQTQTNKEVLNQNIHTSEQIKQLTSRLDVLTTHNKMLETQIAQVAQQQASTSAPAGIFPGQPQPNPRGHVNAVILRSGTQYDGPANPRTKNPAMQPNSDKTTEKESKPKEKEDSGEETKEKEKPYVPPPPYKPSIPYPQRLVQSKNVGQFKKFVELLQKLNITIPFTEAVTQIPSYANFLKDILTNKKKIEEEETVMLTAECSSILQNNMPPKLKDLGSFSIPCVIGKYVIDRALCDLGASISLMPMPIYEKLKLGELRPTKMSIQFADRSVKYPLGILENVPVRIGQFFIPTDFIVMDIREDSNTPIILGRPFLATAGAIIDVKKGKLTFEVGEEKVEFILTQFMNASAIEDSCYMLDVVKECGKEMEKDKTKNSEILKTPIPPTHKNGNDDLAKCLKKSSCYRLDIAETNVDNTPFKRVPPDILKAHTESNIFQNKTSSFASKKKKRKRKTPMRWFDMFKWRPKDIGHNFKNVSLEEAPY comes from the coding sequence ATGCCAAGCACTCGCTCTAGAGGCGAAAGATTGGTGCAACTAGTTAGCGAACCCGAACGTCTTTTAAGACGtagaaatttagaaaatcaaTTAGAGATTCCTCTTCCCGATTTAGTTATGGCTGAAGCCCAACAAGAACGACCACTAAGGTCCTACGCTATTCCTTCGCAAGAAGAACCGCACAATAGCATCGCTGCCCCCGCTATTGAAGCAAATAACTTTGAGCTTAAACCTTCTTTATTGTCGGCCGtacaacaaaaccaattctccGGAAACCCCACGGACGACCCCAATTTACATTTGTCCATATTCTTGCAATACGCAGATACCGTGAAGGCAAATGGTGTCAGTCCCGAAGCTATAAGACTTCGCTTATTCCCATTCTCGTTAAGAGATAAAGCTAGAGCCTGGCTCCAGTCTCTACCATCCAACTCAGTCGCAACATGGGACGAGTTGAAGAAAGTCTTTTTAGCAAGATATTTCCCGCCTAGCAAGACTGCTATGCTAAGAGCCCAAATCAATGGATTTAGACAAAGAGACAATGAGTCTCTCTTCAAAGCATGGGAAAGATATAAAGAAATGATTAGGATATGTCTTCATCTTGGGCTCGAAAATTGGCTAATTATCCACACCTTTTACAATGGTCTCTTGTATAATACAAGAATGACAATAGACGCCGCAGCTGGTGGCGCACTTATGGATAAACCATACAACCAAGCCTATCAGCTTATCGAGAGCATGGCTCAGAACCATTATCAGTGGGGAAACGAGAGAACAACAGTAGAGAAACCTCAAACGAAAGGTGGAATGTACGAAATCAGCAACATGAACCACATCAACGCCAAGTTAGATGCCTTAACTCAAAAGATAGAGAGTCTAACCAACGCACCCAAAGCTACCGTGGCTGCAACAATACAAAATTATGAGTTGTGCGGAGCTCAAAGTCATACTATCGCTGAATGTCGACTTCTAACCGAAGCTCCCACCGACCAAGTGAATTACACTCAAGGGAACTCTTACAACCAAAACCAGAGAAATCACCTGTACCTTTCGTACAATAGCAACAACGCTTTATATGCACCTGGCCAATCACATACTCCTTCGCCACCAGGATTCCAAAAACCTGCTCAAAATGCTCCTATGAAGTCAAACCTTGAATTGATGATGGAGAACTTCATAGCCGTACAAACTCAAACTAACAAGGAAGTCCTAAATCAAAACATACACACTAGTGAGCAAATTAAGCAATTAACAAGCAGGCTAGATGTCTTGACCACTCACAATAAGATGCTAGAGACACAAATTGCACAAGTGGCTCAACAACAAGCATCTACCTCTGCTCCTGCAGGCATATTTCCTGGCCAGCCTCAGCCAAACCCTAGGGGACATGTGAATGCTGTTATATTACGAAGTGGGACACAATACGATGGACCAGCTAATCCTAGAACTAAAAATCCTGCCATGCAACCCAATTCCGATAAGACAACCGAGAAGGAGAGtaaaccaaaagaaaaggaggatagtggagaggaaaccaaagagaaagagaaacctTACGTTCCTCCCCCACCATATAAACCATCCATCCCGTATCCTCAAAGATTAGTACAATCCAAAAACGTAGGGCAGTTTAAGAAATTTGTTGAGCttctacaaaaactaaacatcacAATACCTTTTACGGAAGCTGTCACACAAATTCCCTCGTACGCTAATTTTCTTAAAGATATCTTaactaataagaaaaaaatcgaGGAAGAAGAAACCGTTATGCTTACTGCCGAGTGTAGCTCCATACTTCAAAATAATATGCCTCCTAAGCTAAAAGACCTAGGAAGTTTTTCCATACCATGTGTCATTGGAAAATATGTCATAGATAGAGCACTATGCGATTTAGGAGCCAGTATAAGCTTAATGCCTATGCCCATATATGAAAAACTTAAGTTAGGAGAATTGAGACCAACTAAAATGTCAATACAATTCGCTGACCGTTCTGTCAAATACCCCCTAGGTATACTAGAAAACGTGCCAGTACGTATAGGTCAATTCTTTATCCCAACTGATTTTATAGTCATGGACATTAGGGAAGATTCCAATACACCCATAattttaggaaggccattctTAGCAACCGCTGGTGCCATAATAGATGTGAAAAAAGGAAAGCTCACATTTGAAGTAggtgaagaaaaagttgaatttatctTAACACAATTCATGAACGCATCGGCCATTGAAGATAGTTGCTATATGTTAGACGTCGTCAAAGAATGTGGAAAAGAGATGGAGAAAGATAAAACCAAAAATTCTGAAATTCTAAAAACTCCCATCCCTCCGACTCATAAAAATGGCAATGACGACCTAGCTAAATGTTTAAAGAAAAGCTCTTGCTATAGACTCGACATAGCTGAAACAAATGTCGATAACACACCCTTTAAACGAGTACCTCCCGACATACTAAAAGCCCACACAGAAAGTAATATCTTCCAAAATAAAACATCTTCGTTTGcctccaagaaaaagaaaagaaaaaggaaaacacCTATGAGATGGTTTGACATGTTCAAATGGAGACCTAAGGATATTGGGCATAATTTTAAGAACGTGAGTTTGGAAGAGGCACCATACTAA